Genomic segment of Myxococcus stipitatus:
CGTAGCGCTTGAGCTCCTTGTCGTACTGATGCAGCGGATGGCCGGACACGTAGAAGCCGATGGCCTCCTTCTCCAGCGCCAGCCGCTCCTTCTCCGACCACTCCTCCACCGCGACGTAGTCGTCCTTCAACCCCGCCGCCCCACCCGAGGACGGACCCGCCAACATCCCGAACAACGAGCTCTGCCCCGCCGCCTTGTCCTTCTGGCTGGCCGAGCCCCGGTTCATCGCCTTCTCGATGGTGTCGAAGATCTGCCGGCGCGGCCGCTTCTCGAAGTCGAACGAGCCCGCCTTCACCAGCGCTTCCAACACCTTCCGGTTCACCCGGCGGCTGTCCACCCGCTCGCAGAAGTCGAACAGGCTCTTGAAGTGTCCGTCCTTGCGCGCATCCAGGATGGACTCGATGGCGCCCTCACCCACGCCCTTGATGGCGCCCAGCCCGAAGCGAATCTTCCCGTCCACGGCGCCGAACTGGAGGTCCGACTGGTTCACGTCCGGCGGCAGCACCTGGAGGCCCGACTCGCGCGCCTCGCCGATGTGCTTCACCACCTTGTCCGTGTTGTCCTTCTCGCTGGAGAGAAGGGCCGCCATGAACTCGCACGGGTAATGCGCCTTCAGCCAGGCCGTGTGAATCGTGACGAGGCCGTACGCCGCCGAGTGGCTCTTGTTGAAGCCGTACTCCGCGAACTTCTCCATCAAGTCGAAGATTTCACCGGCGACCTTCAGGTCGACGTTGTTCTTCGCGCAGCCCTCAAGGAAGCCGGCCCGCTCGGCCTGCATGACCTCGGCCTTCTTCTTGCCCATCGCGCGGCGAAGCAGGTCCGCGCGGCCCAGGGTGTACCCCCCCAGGACCTGCGAAATCTGCATCACCTGCTCCTGGTACACGATGACGCCGTACGTGTCCTTGAGCACCGGCTCCAGCGCGGGATGCGGGAACACCACCTTCTCGCGGCCGTGCTTGCGGTTGATGAACACGTCCACCATGCCGGAGTCCAGCGGACCCGGGCGGTAGAGCGCGCCGGCGGCGATGACGTCTTCGAAGCAGGACGGCTTGAGCTTCACCACCATTTCCGTGAAGCCGCTCGACTCCATCTGGAAGACGCCGGCCGTGTCGCCCTTGGCCATCAGTTCCCAGACCTTGTCGTCGTTCAGCGGAATCTCATGCCGGGGGATGTCCTTGCCGTGGTTGCGCTTCACCAGGTCCAGCGCGTGCTGAATCACCGTGAGCGTCTTCAGGCCGAGGAAGTCGAACTTCACCAGGCCCGCCGCCTCCACCTCGTCCTTGGCGAACTGGGTGATGAGCGTCTTCTCACCCGGCGGCTGGTAGACGGGCACGAACTCCCACAGCGGCTTGTCTGCAATCACGACACCGGCCGCGTGCATGCCCGGCTGACGGTGCAGCCCCTCCAGCGCCAGCGCGATTTCGAGCACGTCCTTCGTCGTGACGGGCTTGCCCTCCACGTCGCCGATGTTGGACGGCTTCTCCATCATCTCCTTGAGGCGAGGCTCCATCTCGATGGCCTCCTTCAAGGTGATGTTGAGCACTTCCGGCACCAGCTTCGCGATGCGGTCACCTTCGCTGAACGGCAGCGCGAACACGCGGCACACGTCGCGCAGCACGCTCTTGGCCTTCAGCGAGCCGAACGTGATGATCTGCCCCACGTTCATCTCGCCGTACTTGCGGCCCACGTACTGGATGACCTCGTCCCGCCGGTCCTGGCAGAAGTCGATATCGAAGTCGGGCATCGACACGCGTTCCGGGTTCAGGAAGCGCTCGAAGAGGAGGTTGTACGGAATGGGGTCCACGTCGGTGATTCGCAGCGCGTACGCCACCAGGCTGCCGGCGCCGGAGCCACGGCCCGGGCCCACGGGGATGCCCATCTTCTTCGCCCAGTTGATGAAGTCCTGGACGATGAGGAAGTAGCCGCTGAACCCCATCTTCTGGATGACGCCAATCTCCAGCGACAGGCGCGCCTGGTACACCTCGCGGTCGATGGGATAGGTGACGGTGGCCGCCAGCTCCGTGAAGCGCTCGCGCAGGCCCTCGTAGGCCAGCTCCGCCATGAAGCTGTCCGGCGTGTGGCTGTCTGGGACCTTGAAGGTGGGCAGCATGGGCTTGCCCAGCTTCAGCTCCAGGTTGCACTGCTCCGCGATGCGCTGGGTGTTGTGGACCGCCTCGGGCGTGTCCTTGAAGAACTCCAGCATCTCCGTGGGGCTGGTGACGTAGAGCTTGTCCGTCGCGTGCTTCAGGCGCTTGTTGTCCGCCAGCGTCTTGCCGCTGGCGATGCACATGAGCAGCTCGTGCGCGCGCGCGTCCTCGCGCTTGATGTAGTGCGCGTCCGCCGTGGCGCACAGCGGGATGTCCAGGTCCCGCGACAGCTGCATCAGGTTCTCGTTCGCCTTGTCCTGCTCCGGCATCCCGTTGGACTGCACCTCCAGGAAGAAGTGCCCGGGCTCGAAGATGTCCTTGTACTCCTGGGCCGCGCGCCGGGCGTGGTCCATGTCGCCGCGGAAGCAGGCGCTCGTCACCTCGCCACCCAGGCAGGCGGTGAGCGCGAAGAGGCCCTTGCTGTGCTCGGCGAGCACCTTCTTGTCGATGCGAGGGTGGTAGTAGAAGCCCTGCATGTACGCCATCGACGAGAGGTAGCGCAGGTTGGCGTAGCCCTCCGCGTTCTTCGCCACCAGGATGAGGTGGTGGGAGACCTTCTCGGAGCGGTCCTCACGCCCCTTGGGCCCCGCGACGTACGCCTCCATGCCGAGGATGGGCTTGATGCCCGCGTCCTTCGCCTTCTTGTAGAAGTCGATGGCGCCGAACATGTTGCCGTGGTCCGTCACGGCGACACTCGTCATCCCCTTCTCCTTCACCGTCTTGATGAGGTCCTTCATCCGGATGGCCCCATCGAGCAGTGAATAAAGGGTGTGAAGGTGCAGGTGGGTAAAGGACATGGTGACCGAGTATGTGGCCCTCAAGCCCTGCTCGCCAGTCCAGTGTGCGCCGTTCCTTCGAAGGGACAGCGGCCGTCCTCACCTCGGGGCTTCACACTTCTTCACCACGGGTACAAACCCGCGAAATCACCGGCGGGCACAAAGGGGACCATCGCCCCCGTGGCGAGTCCCAGGTGCCCCGGTCCGGGGCCCCGCTTTGGAGAAAGCCCCATGAAGAAGAAGCTCGCCATCGCTGGTTCCGCCGTCGTCGCCGTCGTGCTCCTCAGTGGCTTCGCGTTTCGCGGGAGCCATGGCCATGGCCCCAACCCCGAGCGCATCAAGCAGGTGCTGACGTGGAAGCTCAATGACCGGCTGGATGACCTCGACGCGACGGACGCGCAGCGGGAGTCCATCCACGCCGTGAAGGACCGCCTCTTCGCGGAGGGCTCGCGGCTCGCGGAGGAGCAGCACGCGACGCGCTCGGAGGTCGTCTCGCAGCTCGAGTCCGACACGCCCGACGCGCAGGCCCTCCACGCGCTGGTGGATGCGCGCATCGAGGCCGTGCGCGCGTTCGCCCACAAGGCGACGGACGCCGTGCTGGAAGTCCACGGCACGCTGACGCCCGAGCAACGCAAGACGCTGGCCTCCGAGTACAAGGAGCGCATGGGCCTGGAGTGAGAGGCCCCGCATGAGCGCGTCCCCCACTCAACGCCTACCCCTACTCCCGGGTGGGAATGGGTAGGCATCCGCGGAGGGCACGCATAGTTTGGGGGGGTGAGATACAGCGACTACGCCCGACTCATCCGCTCCCATGAAGGCCTTGGAGAACTGGCCGAGTACGGCCAGGTGCTCGAGGGGGGCCAGCCCTACCCCCTCTTCCGCCTCACCGTGCCGGGAGAACGTTGGCTGGTCATCACCTCCGGCTTCCACGGCGAGGAGCCCGCGGGGCCCATCACGCTGGCCACCCACCTGCCCGACGTCGTCGCCTACGCGAAGCAGCGCGGCGTGGGGCTGCGTGTGTATCCGTGCATCAACCCCTCCGGCTTCGAGGATGGGACCCGCTATAACCGCAGCGGGGAGAAGCCCAACAACGACTTCCTCCGCTACGAGGTCGCCCCCGGTGAGTGGCGCGGCGAGCTCAACGCGGGACAGGACCACCTGCGCTGGGCCCTCTATGACGGCGGGCCCAAGGAGACGCGCGCGGTGCGCTCCGACCTGGCGCGCTTCCGTCCACCCGACGCCGCGCTGGACATCCACCAGGACAACTACCTGGGCGGCACCGCGACGTACGCGTACACCTTCGGGGACAAGGCGGCCTACCGGCCCTTCATGGATGCCGCGACCCGGTACGTCACGGTGATTCGCAACCAGAAGGTCGACGACCACAACATCACCGACGCGGACGGCCTCATCGAGTACCACGATGGCAGCGTCACCGACTGGTACATGCGCCAGGGCGTGCCCTACACCGCCGCGCTGGAGACCACCACGCCCACGTCCCAGGAGAAGTGCGACGCGGTGAACCTCCTCTGGGTCCGAGGCTTCATCGACCTGGCGGCGCGCGGCAAGCGCTGACGCACGGCCGGGGCTCACCCGTCGTCGTCGATGCCCCCGTCGTCGTCATCGTCGTCGCCCAGCACGATGTCGCGCACCAGCTCCTCGCCGACGCCGACGCAGACCTCCTGCTCCACCTCGGCGAGCTTGTCCGCCTTGGCCTCGAGCGTGTAGCAGCCCTCGGCCAAGGGCCCCACGCGCACCTCGCCGGTGGACGCATCCGTGAGCAGGTCGTCGAACGCGGTGCCGTCCACCTCCACCTCGCCCTCCTTGGGCACGTTGCCGCCGCGGTCCCTCAAGCGCACGGTGATGAACGAGCCCAGGGGCGCGACGATATCGCCCAGGTCGGTGATGCGGGCGCCTTGCGCCACCACCTTCGTCCGCGCCGCCCGGGTGCTCGACGCCACCATGAACAGCTCCACGGCGGTGGCGGGCACGCCGTGCAGCTCGAAGCGCCCGTCGGGTGACACGTCCGCCCGCGTGCTCGGAAGACCGAGCACGTTCACCTTCGCGACCCGCGCGTCGGCGCCCACGAGCCGGCCTCGCACGGTGCCCTCCTCGAGCGGCCCGTTGTTGAAGCCGCCACAGGCGACGGCGAACGTCAGCCCCCCGAGCGCCAGGAGAGACAGGTGTCTGGGAGCATGCATCAGAAGCGATATCCTCCGCCCAGCAACAGGCCGCCGAAGCCCACCGCGCGTGTGCGTCCGTCCATGGGGACATAGGCCCAGAGGAGCTGTCCCTTCGCTTCCAGTACCCATCGGGTGCCCAGCTGCCATGACACTCCCGCCATCCAACCGGGCCACACCGTGAGGTAGCTCTCGTCCCGGTTCAACAGGTCCAACTGGAAGGAGCGCTGCAACCACAAGGCGGCCACACGCGGCCCCGTGGAGAAGCTCACCCGTCCCCACTCCCATGAAGGCCCCACCGTCACGCCCATCATCACCGCCCGGTGGCGCACGGGCACTGTCCCGCCCACGTCCAGCCGCAGCGCCTGGTGCCCCTGCCCCACCGACAGGTCCGCGCCCACGTCCAGCCGCTGCTCCAGGAGCAGGCCGTCCAGGCGCAGTCCCGCGCCCACCAGCACCGTGGAGGGCAGCACCTCGCGGCGGCTGCGCGCGTCGAGGAAGCCCAGCAGGCCCGCCTCCAACGTCACGGTGCGCTGGCGGCCCTCGGCGAACTCCCGGAGGAGCGCCTCCAGCGCGCGCCGCTCGCCGGAGCGCAGCGCGACGGTGTCCTCCCACAGCGTCTCCCCGCCCTTGTGGAGCCCCAGCTTCCGCGTGCCCTCGGGGAGCGCGACACCTCCGGGCAGCTCGCCCGCGTCGACCCCGTCCACCTTGAGCGTGAAGCCCTCCAGCCGAGGACTGTACGAGAAGACCTCCGGCTGCCCGGCCCGCGTCAGCGCGCCGGAGAGCAGCACGGGGTCCGCGCCCACTTCCGTCATCCGCACGCTCGGGCGCTGACGGCCCTGCGTATAGGTCCACGTGTGGCGGCGCGCCCAGTCGTGGGCCTCGGTCGCGCTCACCGCGCCGTCCGCGTTGCGGTCTCCGCGCCCGTCGAGCGCCTCCACGAAGAAGTGCGTGTAGATGTCGTTGCCCAGCGCGTCGTCCTCGCGCGCCGCCTCGCCCCAGTCGCTGGCCGACAGCACGAGCGACGCGCGGCTCTCCTCCTCCAGGGGGCGCGGCAGGAACGCGGCCTTGGTGCGCTCCAGCTCGTCGAGCACGGACGGAGGCAGCAGCGACTTGCCCGTGCCGCTGTGACAGGTGGCGAGCACCAGCACGCGCCGACGCGAGCCCAGCGCCTCCAGCTCCCGCTCCAGCGCCGCCATCTCCAGCCCCGTGCCCTGCACGTCGCGGAAGCGCGTGTCGCGCATCACCAGGTAGCGCTGCAGGTCCCCCCGGTTGTCGCGCGCGAGCGTGCCGTGTCCGGACACGTAGATGACCACCACGTCCTTGGGGCGCCAGGGCTTCGCCGCCAGCGCCCGCAGCGCCTCCAGCACCGCCGCGCGGGTCGTCTGCTCCGGACGGTTCAGCACCGTCACCGAGCGGAAGCCGCCTCGCCGAGGGTCCGCCAGCGCGCGCCCCAGGTCCTCCGCGTCCTTGCCCGGAAAGCGCAGGTCGTTCCACGACGCGTCGTCGTACTGGCTGACGCCGATGAGCAGCGCGTGCCGCTCGCCTTCGTGCGCGGACGCGAGCTGCGCGGAGTCCAGGCGCACGCGCACCGTCCGGCCCTTCTCGCCCGTGCTCGTCGCACCGCAGGCGGAGAGGAGGCAGAGCCCCAGAACGATGTGGAGTCCCGGACGATTCACGAACACACGCTCAGGGGGCAGCATACCCCGGCTCCACTCGGAGCCGGAGCCGGGCCAGGGTCGCCTCCTCGGGTACCCTGCGCTGGGCGAGCGCCGCGTCTCGCGCGGCCTCGGAGTGAGGGCCATGAGGCCAGGCGGCCAGCACCAACACCCGGGGGCCTCGCTCTCCCTCCAGGGAGACACCCGCCAGCTCGCCTCCCTCCTTCAGGTCATGCGTGCCGGCCTCCAGCGTGTAACCGCCCAGCACCTGCGCGCCGCCATCGGGTGACTCCAGCACGAGCAGCGCATCGGAGACCTCGCTGCAGTGGTAGCGCACCAGCACCACCGCGTCCGAGGGCACCGCGGCATCATCAGGCACCGCGCGCAGGCTCCCATCCGGAAGACGCGCGACGGCCGTCAGCTCCAGCGACAGGGGCGCGCCTCCCTTCACGCGCCACGAGGAGTCACGCCTCCCCCCCGTCAGCAAGGCGGGGTTCACCGCGAAGGCCACCACCGCGGCCACGGCCACCGCCACCGCGCCGGAGAGCCACCCGCGGCGAGGCGAGGTGCTCATGCGCCGACGCAGGCGCGCCCAGCCCATCGCGTCCTCGCGTGGGGTGGACACGGCGCCCAGTGCCTCATCCGTCATCGCGTCCAGGCCCAGCGCGTCGCCGGCGTCCGGGTTCTCGAGGAACGCCTCACACACGTCACAGGGACGAGAGAGGTGGTCGGCGAAGTACGCCACCTCGTCCGGGGACTTCTCCCGCAGGGCGCGCCAGCTCCGCGCATCCAGATGTCTGCTCGCGTCGCTCATGGCTCACCCCACTCCCGCGGCCAGCAGCCGCGACAGCAACTCACGCTTCACCCGCGCGCGGAAGCGCTCCAGGCGCATCGTCACCGCGCTCTTGCCCAACCCCAGCCGCTCCGCGATCTCCCGCGCGCTCAGCTCGCCCTCCAGATAGAAGAGGCGCACCGTCTCCTTCTCGGGGCCTTCTGGCAGGCCCTCGATGAGCTCGCGCACCACCGCCACGCGCCGCTCCAACTCGAGCGAGGGCGGAATCGCGGGCGTGGTCGACTCCAGCTCCAACGCCAGGTCCTCCGCCGCGCGCCCCCGCACCCGCGCGCCCCGACTGAGCGCCTGCGCGTGGTGCCGCGCAATCGTCACCAGCCAGCTCCCGAACGCACGCGGATGCTGGAGCCGGGGCAGCTCCCGGAAGGCGCGGACGAAGGTCTCCTGGACCACGTCCTCCACTTCCGCGGGCCCCAGGCTGGAGTAGCCCAGCGCGACCCTGCGCACGGCCCCATGGAAGCGCTGGTACAGCTCCCGGTGCGCATCCTGCGCACCTCGGGACGCCCGCTGGATGCAGGTGGCGATTTCGTCCTCCGTCACGGGACGCCCCCCACCTGGCACCGCTCCATTCTCGAGGCGCTAGCACAAGCCATGTCTCCCCAGTCACTACCTGTCACCTTGGAAGGAGTCACGAGCTCTCTATCGGCCACGGCCCCTCGTGAAAGTGGCAGGCGTACACAGGGCGATGTGGCCGATTAGCGCCTCGCTGCTCCTTCATTTCCAAACCGGGGATTTTCGCGCGGCCCCAGGCCGGAGACGCCGCGCGGTACCTCCTCGATACCAGGAGATAGAAGGTATGCGACTCATCGGATTGTGCGCGTCCATCCTGTTGCTCGCGGCTTGCGGCAACGACGAATCCGTCAAGGTCGGGCTGAGCACGCGCGTGGGCTCCGCGAAGGGCGCCCAGGCCGTCGCCGGCAAGGTCGAGCAGCAGGTGGAGGCCGGCAACGGCATCACCATCGAGCGCGTCCGTCTGTCCGTCCGGGAGCTGGAGCTGGAGCTGGAGGGCGACGACGATGATGACGGCCAGACGAGCGGCTCGGATGACGACCTCACGCCGGGCAACTCGCGCCACGATGATGACGAGCAGGAGATTGGCCCCTTCCTCATCGACCTGTCGGCCGAAGACCTGA
This window contains:
- a CDS encoding sigma-70 family RNA polymerase sigma factor — protein: MTEDEIATCIQRASRGAQDAHRELYQRFHGAVRRVALGYSSLGPAEVEDVVQETFVRAFRELPRLQHPRAFGSWLVTIARHHAQALSRGARVRGRAAEDLALELESTTPAIPPSLELERRVAVVRELIEGLPEGPEKETVRLFYLEGELSAREIAERLGLGKSAVTMRLERFRARVKRELLSRLLAAGVG
- a CDS encoding carboxypeptidase regulatory-like domain-containing protein, with the protein product MHAPRHLSLLALGGLTFAVACGGFNNGPLEEGTVRGRLVGADARVAKVNVLGLPSTRADVSPDGRFELHGVPATAVELFMVASSTRAARTKVVAQGARITDLGDIVAPLGSFITVRLRDRGGNVPKEGEVEVDGTAFDDLLTDASTGEVRVGPLAEGCYTLEAKADKLAEVEQEVCVGVGEELVRDIVLGDDDDDDGGIDDDG
- a CDS encoding caspase family protein; translated protein: MLPPERVFVNRPGLHIVLGLCLLSACGATSTGEKGRTVRVRLDSAQLASAHEGERHALLIGVSQYDDASWNDLRFPGKDAEDLGRALADPRRGGFRSVTVLNRPEQTTRAAVLEALRALAAKPWRPKDVVVIYVSGHGTLARDNRGDLQRYLVMRDTRFRDVQGTGLEMAALERELEALGSRRRVLVLATCHSGTGKSLLPPSVLDELERTKAAFLPRPLEEESRASLVLSASDWGEAAREDDALGNDIYTHFFVEALDGRGDRNADGAVSATEAHDWARRHTWTYTQGRQRPSVRMTEVGADPVLLSGALTRAGQPEVFSYSPRLEGFTLKVDGVDAGELPGGVALPEGTRKLGLHKGGETLWEDTVALRSGERRALEALLREFAEGRQRTVTLEAGLLGFLDARSRREVLPSTVLVGAGLRLDGLLLEQRLDVGADLSVGQGHQALRLDVGGTVPVRHRAVMMGVTVGPSWEWGRVSFSTGPRVAALWLQRSFQLDLLNRDESYLTVWPGWMAGVSWQLGTRWVLEAKGQLLWAYVPMDGRTRAVGFGGLLLGGGYRF
- a CDS encoding Spy/CpxP family protein refolding chaperone; its protein translation is MKKKLAIAGSAVVAVVLLSGFAFRGSHGHGPNPERIKQVLTWKLNDRLDDLDATDAQRESIHAVKDRLFAEGSRLAEEQHATRSEVVSQLESDTPDAQALHALVDARIEAVRAFAHKATDAVLEVHGTLTPEQRKTLASEYKERMGLE
- the dnaE gene encoding DNA polymerase III subunit alpha, whose translation is MSFTHLHLHTLYSLLDGAIRMKDLIKTVKEKGMTSVAVTDHGNMFGAIDFYKKAKDAGIKPILGMEAYVAGPKGREDRSEKVSHHLILVAKNAEGYANLRYLSSMAYMQGFYYHPRIDKKVLAEHSKGLFALTACLGGEVTSACFRGDMDHARRAAQEYKDIFEPGHFFLEVQSNGMPEQDKANENLMQLSRDLDIPLCATADAHYIKREDARAHELLMCIASGKTLADNKRLKHATDKLYVTSPTEMLEFFKDTPEAVHNTQRIAEQCNLELKLGKPMLPTFKVPDSHTPDSFMAELAYEGLRERFTELAATVTYPIDREVYQARLSLEIGVIQKMGFSGYFLIVQDFINWAKKMGIPVGPGRGSGAGSLVAYALRITDVDPIPYNLLFERFLNPERVSMPDFDIDFCQDRRDEVIQYVGRKYGEMNVGQIITFGSLKAKSVLRDVCRVFALPFSEGDRIAKLVPEVLNITLKEAIEMEPRLKEMMEKPSNIGDVEGKPVTTKDVLEIALALEGLHRQPGMHAAGVVIADKPLWEFVPVYQPPGEKTLITQFAKDEVEAAGLVKFDFLGLKTLTVIQHALDLVKRNHGKDIPRHEIPLNDDKVWELMAKGDTAGVFQMESSGFTEMVVKLKPSCFEDVIAAGALYRPGPLDSGMVDVFINRKHGREKVVFPHPALEPVLKDTYGVIVYQEQVMQISQVLGGYTLGRADLLRRAMGKKKAEVMQAERAGFLEGCAKNNVDLKVAGEIFDLMEKFAEYGFNKSHSAAYGLVTIHTAWLKAHYPCEFMAALLSSEKDNTDKVVKHIGEARESGLQVLPPDVNQSDLQFGAVDGKIRFGLGAIKGVGEGAIESILDARKDGHFKSLFDFCERVDSRRVNRKVLEALVKAGSFDFEKRPRRQIFDTIEKAMNRGSASQKDKAAGQSSLFGMLAGPSSGGAAGLKDDYVAVEEWSEKERLALEKEAIGFYVSGHPLHQYDKELKRYAKPITAVQRARKDDKLTVAGVVTVLRERPTKTGKRMAWVTIEDLSGSIELVCFPGKEGTRSVMGANGKWTKQGPKPGFENWEHLLKSDDPILVTGTVQISQRDEDSPTPELIVDDIQSLKEVREKRTKRLELRVPADLLTEDRVAKLNELAKKYAGATPVAVSVLFPGEAEALIGNTSIKVQVHDDLLLAVDRLFGMKVVEFG